A part of Corynebacterium mustelae genomic DNA contains:
- a CDS encoding prephenate dehydrogenase yields the protein MSINEISRPVCILGLGLIGGSLLRALIDEGVIAYGFNRSPSAARAAAKEGYDVSDNLIETLTRAEADNALIVLATPMPAIDSLLETINEHAPSCGFTDVVSVKGEVYDLVRARNMQARYVGGHPMAGTANSGWEASNPELFRRAVWVVTFDHAADKEDELEEDWISLWVDVVHMATKVGAEVIPARIQQHDAAVARVSHLPHIFAETLAIIGDNGGALALSLAAGSFRDATRVAGSAPSLVRAMCETNSVALLDALDEALSLLNDARANLIQTHPSLEELVDNGYRSRIRFEARSGLNVEQSVSPTPVSNRPVFRLHPGADGWVRQLIQAESLGARIEVLWENGKG from the coding sequence GTGAGCATCAATGAAATTTCCCGCCCTGTCTGCATTCTCGGCCTCGGATTGATCGGGGGGTCGCTTCTTCGTGCGCTAATCGACGAAGGTGTGATCGCCTACGGCTTCAACCGTTCCCCCTCCGCCGCCCGCGCCGCCGCGAAAGAAGGCTACGACGTTAGCGATAATTTAATCGAAACACTAACCCGGGCCGAAGCCGACAACGCACTCATCGTCTTGGCTACCCCCATGCCCGCCATTGATTCCCTGCTTGAAACCATCAATGAGCACGCACCTAGCTGCGGCTTTACCGATGTAGTAAGCGTCAAAGGTGAAGTCTATGACCTCGTTAGAGCACGCAACATGCAAGCACGCTACGTCGGCGGACACCCCATGGCAGGTACCGCTAATTCCGGCTGGGAAGCCTCCAACCCAGAACTATTCCGGCGCGCAGTCTGGGTAGTCACCTTCGACCATGCCGCAGACAAAGAAGATGAATTAGAAGAAGACTGGATTAGCCTGTGGGTAGATGTAGTTCATATGGCCACCAAGGTAGGTGCTGAAGTCATACCCGCCCGGATACAACAACATGATGCAGCCGTCGCACGGGTGAGCCACCTCCCCCACATCTTCGCCGAGACACTGGCAATCATCGGCGATAACGGTGGCGCACTCGCACTCTCCCTTGCCGCTGGCAGCTTCCGCGACGCCACCCGGGTCGCAGGCTCCGCGCCGTCGCTTGTGCGCGCAATGTGCGAAACCAATAGCGTGGCGCTTCTCGACGCCCTCGACGAAGCGCTCTCCTTACTTAACGACGCCCGAGCCAACCTTATACAAACCCACCCGTCCTTGGAAGAACTCGTTGATAATGGCTACAGATCCCGCATTCGATTCGAAGCCCGCTCCGGGTTAAACGTCGAACAATCCGTCAGCCCCACCCCCGTATCCAACCGGCCAGTGTTTCGCCTGCACCCCGGCGCAGATGGTTGGGTGCGTCAACTTATACAAGCAGAAAGCCTCGGGGCTCGGATTGAAGTGCTGTGGGAAAATGGGAAGGGGTAA
- a CDS encoding tRNA adenosine deaminase-associated protein: MERNFAVTVTRGDGSWEVRPFKDKFSSLDTSVQAVRNLRAESAAFALLCVDDEYFVIVRPAPTGTRLFLSDASMAAVDDFAAMILEEIGVEIPDISEEEFADTEGWPEGDFDILADLGVGEQVLSIICDETEWWASEQLQRLAEELGFEEELNRAAKLD; this comes from the coding sequence ATGGAGCGTAATTTTGCAGTAACTGTTACCCGCGGCGATGGTTCGTGGGAAGTCCGGCCATTCAAAGATAAGTTTTCGTCGCTGGACACCTCTGTTCAGGCGGTGCGTAATTTGCGTGCCGAGTCTGCTGCGTTTGCGTTACTGTGTGTCGATGATGAGTATTTTGTGATCGTGCGTCCAGCGCCAACGGGGACTCGACTGTTCCTCTCAGATGCGTCCATGGCGGCAGTGGATGACTTCGCCGCCATGATTTTGGAAGAAATAGGGGTGGAGATCCCAGATATTTCGGAAGAAGAATTTGCCGACACGGAGGGGTGGCCGGAAGGCGACTTTGATATTTTGGCCGATCTTGGGGTGGGGGAGCAGGTGTTGAGCATTATTTGCGATGAAACGGAGTGGTGGGCTTCGGAACAGCTCCAGCGGCTCGCTGAGGAATTAGGGTTCGAGGAAGAGCTCAATCGCGCGGCGAAGTTGGATTAG
- the hisC gene encoding histidinol-phosphate transaminase: MNAPFIRPDIDTIASYVPGKRWPDAIKLSSNEVTHPPLPAAVSAMSEAAGQANRYPDMAATELVTALAEQLGVEPSQVAVGCGSSALCQQLVQITAGPGDEVIFPWRSFEAYPIFTQVTGATPVPVPLDDAGRNNLVAMAAAVTEHTRLIFVCNPNNPTGTVVSESDFLEFMAQVPKHIIVALDEAYFEYVRADDTPIATELIGRFDNLVGLRTFSKAYGLAGVRVGYAFGNPSVIEALNKVALPFGVNAVAQAGAIASLNACDELLERTDEVIKQRDRMATQLKTAPSEANFVWLPLPEAQSVAAQLAEAGVIVRAFDEGLRITVTNQAESDTLLAAWESLR; this comes from the coding sequence ATGAATGCGCCGTTTATTCGCCCTGATATCGACACCATTGCCTCGTATGTTCCCGGCAAGCGATGGCCTGATGCGATCAAATTATCAAGCAATGAGGTAACCCATCCACCGCTTCCGGCAGCGGTATCCGCAATGTCTGAGGCTGCGGGTCAGGCTAACCGCTATCCCGATATGGCAGCGACAGAGTTAGTCACCGCACTTGCAGAGCAGCTGGGGGTTGAACCATCACAGGTTGCGGTGGGCTGCGGCTCATCGGCTTTATGTCAGCAATTGGTTCAAATTACTGCAGGGCCGGGAGATGAGGTTATCTTTCCGTGGCGCAGCTTTGAGGCTTACCCGATTTTTACCCAGGTGACTGGTGCGACACCGGTGCCAGTACCGCTTGACGACGCCGGGCGTAACAATTTGGTTGCTATGGCAGCCGCCGTTACGGAACATACCCGACTGATTTTCGTCTGCAACCCAAATAATCCCACCGGCACTGTCGTGAGCGAGTCTGATTTTCTTGAATTTATGGCACAGGTACCCAAACACATCATTGTGGCTTTAGATGAGGCGTATTTCGAGTATGTGCGAGCTGACGATACCCCCATTGCGACAGAACTGATTGGCCGATTCGATAACCTCGTGGGATTGCGAACGTTTTCTAAAGCTTATGGTCTTGCTGGTGTTCGGGTTGGGTACGCATTTGGAAATCCGTCGGTGATCGAAGCGCTGAATAAAGTGGCGTTACCGTTTGGGGTAAACGCTGTGGCGCAGGCAGGTGCGATCGCTAGTTTGAACGCCTGCGATGAGTTGTTAGAACGCACCGATGAGGTAATCAAGCAACGCGACCGAATGGCTACCCAACTCAAGACAGCTCCATCGGAGGCGAATTTCGTGTGGCTACCGTTGCCAGAAGCACAGTCGGTTGCGGCACAGCTGGCAGAAGCGGGGGTAATTGTGCGGGCTTTTGATGAGGGGCTCCGGATCACTGTAACCAATCAAGCCGAGTCCGATACGTTGTTAGCCGCCTGGGAATCGCTGCGTTAG
- a CDS encoding NAD(P)H-quinone oxidoreductase: MKAISVADDKKLQLIEAPAPTLQPGEVLVEVRAAGVNRADILQAAGHYPPPKGESEIIGLECAGIIVDPGTTDRQVGEEVACLLAGGGYAEFVAVPEGQLLPIPQGYSFAEAAAVVEVATTVWSNIGMLTGLNAGQTLLIHGGAGGIGTFAIQLAKHMGATVAVTAGSPEKLQTCKKLGADILINYREQDFAEVLKNTCDRILDIMGAKYLDQNLTALALDGHMVTIGLQGGVKGELNIGKLLTKRGTISATALRARDREDKARIVSDTIANVWPLLESGVIKHQIHATLPMAEAQRAHEMLKNGEVTGKLVLTMD; this comes from the coding sequence ATGAAAGCAATATCCGTCGCTGACGATAAGAAACTACAGCTTATTGAAGCCCCCGCCCCCACCCTACAACCGGGTGAAGTTTTGGTTGAAGTTCGCGCCGCGGGCGTCAATCGTGCAGACATTCTTCAAGCCGCAGGCCACTACCCACCACCGAAAGGCGAGTCGGAGATCATAGGCTTGGAATGCGCTGGCATCATCGTCGATCCTGGCACGACTGATCGCCAAGTCGGCGAGGAAGTTGCCTGCCTTTTGGCTGGCGGCGGCTACGCCGAATTCGTCGCAGTCCCAGAGGGCCAACTACTACCGATTCCCCAAGGATATTCCTTCGCTGAGGCAGCCGCTGTTGTCGAAGTGGCCACCACCGTGTGGTCAAATATTGGCATGTTGACCGGCCTTAACGCCGGGCAGACCTTGTTAATTCACGGTGGAGCTGGCGGCATCGGCACCTTCGCCATTCAATTGGCAAAGCACATGGGTGCAACCGTTGCGGTAACTGCAGGCAGCCCAGAGAAGCTTCAAACCTGTAAGAAATTGGGGGCGGACATCCTCATCAATTACCGAGAACAAGATTTCGCCGAGGTGTTGAAAAACACATGCGATCGCATCCTCGACATCATGGGAGCGAAATATCTAGATCAAAATCTCACTGCACTTGCCCTAGACGGCCATATGGTCACTATTGGATTGCAAGGTGGAGTAAAGGGCGAATTGAATATCGGCAAACTGCTGACAAAACGCGGAACAATTTCCGCAACCGCATTGCGGGCCCGCGATCGGGAGGACAAAGCCCGAATCGTTTCCGATACCATCGCCAATGTATGGCCGCTGCTGGAATCAGGTGTAATCAAGCATCAGATTCACGCCACCTTGCCTATGGCGGAAGCACAGCGAGCACATGAGATGTTGAAGAATGGTGAAGTGACGGGCAAACTCGTACTCACCATGGATTAG
- a CDS encoding type II toxin-antitoxin system HipA family toxin, with product MNNQAFVFVSDVLAATLTRTNLGIEFKYLSDYDGQPIATTLPVETNPQLYKGGALPPFFTGLLPEGRRLSTLKRQLKASADDELSLLLGVGTAPVGNVRILPTEKIPPLPSPLFTITADDENVDFSAVLSHSQIPDPFAIAGAQDKASARTIAIPVKSQDADAILKLSPPEYPQLVENEYTCIETVTAYSHKLRHELVNARIIHDKTGRSGLLVSRFDSYGGHRVPVEDGAQILGIYPADKYNVSYEEIAFGLAQVSATPIVALRSVALQVALAWLSGNGDLHAKNFSLYNKGNGFEPTPIYDIPSTLIYGDNDLALSVGGSRKGLSKKRFLTFGKTIGLPEIIVNQVAEAALDATEQLAENLLANLSLTTRQRRDIPRILHSRRKAWL from the coding sequence ATGAATAACCAAGCATTCGTCTTTGTGTCCGATGTATTAGCAGCTACCCTCACCCGAACAAATCTTGGAATCGAATTCAAATATTTGTCCGATTATGACGGTCAACCCATAGCTACTACCCTTCCCGTGGAAACGAACCCCCAACTCTACAAAGGCGGTGCGCTGCCCCCATTTTTTACCGGCCTTCTACCAGAAGGACGACGACTATCAACACTCAAACGACAGCTCAAGGCATCGGCCGATGACGAGCTGAGTTTATTGCTTGGGGTCGGTACTGCCCCAGTTGGCAATGTAAGGATTCTGCCAACCGAAAAAATACCACCATTACCGTCACCACTATTTACAATCACCGCCGACGATGAGAATGTGGATTTCTCCGCAGTATTATCGCATTCCCAAATACCTGACCCGTTTGCAATCGCTGGGGCGCAAGACAAAGCATCAGCACGAACCATTGCCATTCCGGTTAAATCACAGGATGCAGATGCAATTTTAAAACTGTCACCGCCAGAGTATCCGCAACTAGTGGAAAATGAATACACCTGCATTGAGACCGTAACTGCATATTCCCATAAGCTTCGCCACGAGCTTGTTAACGCACGCATAATCCATGACAAGACCGGGCGTTCCGGATTACTGGTAAGTCGTTTCGATTCCTATGGTGGTCATCGCGTTCCAGTCGAAGATGGAGCCCAAATTCTAGGCATCTACCCAGCAGACAAATATAACGTTTCCTATGAAGAAATAGCCTTTGGGCTCGCCCAAGTAAGCGCAACACCAATCGTGGCTCTTCGATCTGTTGCTCTTCAAGTCGCATTAGCTTGGCTTAGCGGTAACGGCGATCTTCATGCCAAAAATTTCTCCCTCTACAACAAAGGAAACGGATTTGAGCCAACCCCTATATATGACATTCCTTCCACTCTCATCTATGGCGACAACGATCTTGCACTTAGTGTCGGCGGCAGTCGAAAAGGGCTTAGCAAAAAACGTTTCCTTACTTTTGGAAAAACCATCGGGCTGCCGGAAATAATAGTGAACCAGGTTGCCGAAGCTGCCCTTGATGCCACGGAACAACTGGCAGAGAACCTACTAGCAAACCTTTCCCTAACCACTAGACAGCGACGGGATATTCCAAGAATTTTACATAGCCGCAGGAAGGCATGGTTATAA
- a CDS encoding nucleoside deaminase: MHEAIAVARTTPTGDIPVGAIVLNPAGEIIGTGTNRRETDNDPTAHAEIMAIREAACNHNDGWRLTDCTLVVTLEPCTMCAGAIVGSRLKRLVFGAFEPKTGACGSVFDVVRDRQVLHSPEVLGGVLADECAALLADFFTGLR, translated from the coding sequence ATGCACGAGGCAATCGCGGTGGCGCGCACTACCCCAACCGGCGACATCCCGGTTGGGGCGATCGTTCTTAACCCAGCCGGTGAGATAATTGGCACGGGTACGAATCGTCGGGAAACAGACAACGACCCCACAGCCCATGCGGAAATCATGGCTATCCGCGAGGCTGCTTGCAACCACAACGATGGATGGCGGCTTACTGATTGCACCCTTGTGGTTACCCTTGAACCGTGCACCATGTGCGCTGGGGCTATAGTGGGGTCTCGGTTAAAGCGTCTTGTGTTCGGTGCATTTGAACCCAAAACAGGCGCATGCGGCTCCGTTTTCGACGTCGTACGCGATAGGCAGGTATTACATTCACCTGAAGTGCTTGGCGGAGTTTTGGCGGATGAATGCGCAGCTCTCTTGGCAGATTTCTTCACGGGTTTGCGGTAG
- a CDS encoding IS1634 family transposase — MQIVRDVHRRTVVDYHVGSAHNEIELHALLKKARDLLYADQLELDLELPVAGDTEDSLTVESMTARVLLDVFACAWSTLGFDAIYPVDSVFARTVFARVVQPSSKSQVPMVLQRLGLPAVHRNTVSAAVKTAFDEDKYSAFSRACFDFSLARGTVAWVLYDVTTLYFEADREDDLRKVGYSKERRIDPQVVVGLLVDSRGLPLEISCFEGNKAEALTMIDVLNSFRRRHNVENIIVVADAGMISADNCNHLEALGFQFIIGARMSKAPYKMDMPINETGHAIDDGHIVESTKTMGPSTTHRTTRRMVCQYSHKRFANDKHTLAKQRQRAEEIVTGTRKQKRARFVTHTSGRCEFNTDDFEKASQLAGWKGYITNISAEDMSGEQIIATYHDLYEVERSFRMAKSDLQARPMYVRKEDSIRAHLNLVFVALAVARFLQDLTGFSRQKIINILEPLRDVTINTPHGPITIPTKITPEAQEILNKMSY, encoded by the coding sequence GTGCAGATCGTGCGGGATGTGCATCGCCGAACTGTGGTGGATTATCATGTCGGTTCTGCCCATAACGAGATTGAACTTCACGCTTTACTCAAAAAAGCGCGTGATCTGCTTTACGCTGATCAGCTTGAGTTAGATCTTGAGTTACCAGTGGCAGGTGATACCGAAGACTCGTTGACGGTGGAGTCGATGACTGCTCGCGTATTATTGGATGTTTTTGCTTGTGCGTGGTCGACGCTTGGTTTTGATGCGATCTATCCGGTGGATTCTGTTTTTGCCCGCACTGTTTTTGCACGTGTAGTCCAGCCTTCTTCGAAGTCACAAGTACCCATGGTGCTTCAACGGTTAGGGTTACCTGCTGTTCATCGCAACACGGTTTCAGCTGCAGTGAAAACAGCTTTTGATGAGGATAAGTACAGTGCGTTTTCCCGAGCATGTTTTGATTTCAGCCTGGCACGTGGCACAGTAGCGTGGGTGCTTTATGACGTTACGACGTTGTATTTTGAAGCAGATCGTGAAGACGATTTACGTAAAGTGGGGTACTCGAAAGAGCGTCGTATCGATCCACAGGTTGTTGTGGGACTGCTTGTTGATAGCCGTGGACTTCCCTTGGAAATTTCCTGCTTCGAGGGAAACAAAGCAGAAGCACTCACCATGATTGATGTACTGAATAGCTTTCGCAGGCGGCATAACGTGGAAAATATCATTGTTGTCGCCGATGCTGGCATGATTTCTGCGGACAACTGCAATCATCTAGAAGCGCTTGGGTTTCAATTCATTATCGGGGCAAGAATGTCCAAAGCTCCCTACAAGATGGATATGCCCATCAATGAGACAGGACACGCTATTGATGATGGGCATATCGTCGAATCAACGAAAACAATGGGCCCTAGCACAACTCACCGAACCACACGGCGAATGGTCTGTCAGTATTCACACAAGCGATTTGCCAACGACAAGCACACTCTTGCCAAGCAACGTCAACGTGCTGAAGAAATCGTCACAGGAACGCGGAAACAAAAACGGGCACGGTTTGTTACCCACACCAGCGGCCGTTGTGAGTTCAACACTGATGATTTTGAAAAAGCGTCACAACTAGCAGGCTGGAAAGGATACATCACCAACATCTCGGCCGAGGACATGTCAGGTGAACAAATCATTGCAACATATCATGACCTATACGAAGTGGAACGAAGTTTCCGAATGGCAAAAAGCGACCTTCAAGCCAGGCCAATGTACGTACGGAAAGAAGATTCCATCCGCGCCCACCTAAATCTCGTCTTTGTCGCCCTAGCCGTCGCACGTTTCCTACAAGATCTCACCGGATTCAGTCGACAAAAAATCATCAACATCCTCGAACCCTTACGAGACGTAACCATCAACACACCCCACGGCCCGATAACCATCCCCACAAAAATCACACCAGAAGCCCAAGAAATCCTCAACAAAATGTCGTACTAA
- a CDS encoding aminotransferase class V-fold PLP-dependent enzyme produces MVFDVARVRGLYTSLGDGWTYLCAHAQPQIPERVSSAVARGFRLSSVVEFTDPFKSNHMLTPEGGRLGAESQFASARYAIADLTGTSPEAVVLAPSLDVLYSRLNQALRPVLRRGSLLASRADVRQIDHTDVHYAEPDLGNGEVPAWQYAKLVTGATRLVTLSAVHPQLGTVNNVARIAENVRDHSRAWVLVDATGLAGFSSIAVEDLGVDMVAVDCTAFGGPQVAALALRDVSMFPRMDMSAFINDVAPGLAAGVPAAVDHIANLVEQDRGRRRDRLMTSLEEAGGYLRYLADYLADSLNAMTRLHVFGVTGEVAFGSTAIRIPRVTFCIPGVPAETIHNRLITNRMVTTIASDDPVLTSMGLAETDGAITVGLGPYNTTHDVDQLVRVLASLA; encoded by the coding sequence ATGGTCTTTGACGTTGCCCGCGTTCGAGGTTTGTACACCTCACTTGGTGATGGCTGGACATATTTGTGCGCCCATGCGCAGCCGCAAATACCCGAGCGGGTATCGTCGGCGGTTGCGCGCGGATTCCGGCTTTCCTCGGTTGTGGAATTCACAGATCCCTTTAAGAGCAACCACATGCTTACCCCCGAAGGAGGGCGATTGGGGGCAGAATCACAATTTGCCTCCGCGCGGTACGCGATCGCAGATTTAACCGGCACCTCACCCGAAGCAGTTGTGCTAGCCCCTAGCCTTGATGTTTTATATTCACGACTGAATCAGGCGCTGCGCCCTGTGCTTCGACGTGGCTCACTGCTTGCCTCCCGTGCCGATGTTCGACAGATCGACCACACCGATGTTCACTACGCAGAACCAGACCTCGGCAATGGTGAAGTCCCCGCATGGCAGTACGCAAAACTTGTCACCGGGGCGACCCGGCTCGTGACACTATCAGCGGTACACCCGCAGCTGGGAACGGTTAATAATGTTGCCCGGATCGCGGAAAACGTCCGGGACCATTCCCGAGCCTGGGTTTTGGTTGACGCAACCGGACTAGCCGGGTTTTCCTCCATCGCTGTTGAGGATCTCGGTGTAGACATGGTGGCGGTCGACTGCACCGCCTTCGGGGGCCCGCAGGTTGCGGCATTGGCGTTACGGGATGTCTCCATGTTCCCCCGGATGGATATGAGTGCCTTTATCAACGACGTTGCGCCGGGGTTAGCAGCCGGGGTGCCAGCCGCCGTTGACCACATTGCAAACTTGGTGGAACAAGATCGAGGGCGACGCCGGGATCGACTGATGACAAGCTTAGAAGAAGCCGGGGGGTACTTGCGCTACCTGGCTGATTACCTGGCTGATTCACTCAATGCCATGACCCGCTTGCACGTTTTTGGCGTGACTGGCGAGGTGGCCTTCGGTTCCACTGCGATTAGAATTCCTCGGGTAACGTTCTGCATTCCGGGCGTACCAGCGGAGACGATTCACAACCGACTTATAACCAACCGCATGGTTACCACCATTGCTTCCGACGACCCGGTTTTGACCTCGATGGGGTTAGCAGAGACGGATGGTGCCATTACCGTTGGGCTGGGGCCGTACAACACCACCCACGACGTAGACCAACTAGTGCGAGTGTTAGCGTCGTTGGCTTAA
- a CDS encoding SLC13 family permease, whose translation MSTPITHESSSHALAEDAEIRDVSEWRRQIAGLIIGLGLALVIYLVFPAGAVDVVAKADPELDVTYEALRITAAVAVLMGVWWMTEAIPLAATALVPLIAFPLSQVISFKDIAAPYASPTIFLFMGGFILALGMQRWNLHRRLALNVVLLVGTKPKQLVAGFMIATGFLSMWVSNTATAVVMLPIGVSVLQLTAETVGGMRNQKRFATGLMLAIAYAASIGSLGTIIGTPPNTMLVAYMAESHDIHIGFAQWMIVGVPLAVLYMAIAWFALVTIFKPEISSIPGGRELIRAELQKMGKMGIGETLTAIIFAGAALAWVFVPLIIDKLGWKIEVSDAAIGLTAAMLMFIVPADVKTGVRIMDWKTANELPWDVLLLFGGGLALSKMFSDSGLSLWIGELAKGLGALPLILLIFAIAALVLILTEFTSNTATAATFLPIMAGVAIGLGLAQNGDQNILLLTIPVALSATCAFMLPVATPPNAIAYGSGFVKIGDMIKGGVWLNIIGVVLVTIATYFLAVPVFGMVLG comes from the coding sequence ATGAGTACCCCAATTACCCACGAATCCTCATCGCACGCACTTGCCGAAGATGCCGAGATTCGTGATGTTTCCGAATGGCGCCGCCAAATAGCTGGTCTAATTATTGGACTTGGCTTAGCGCTAGTGATCTATCTTGTATTTCCTGCCGGGGCGGTCGACGTTGTCGCCAAAGCCGACCCGGAACTTGATGTCACCTATGAAGCACTGCGGATAACAGCAGCAGTCGCCGTACTCATGGGTGTGTGGTGGATGACGGAAGCTATCCCACTGGCCGCCACGGCGCTAGTGCCGCTTATCGCGTTCCCGCTGTCGCAGGTTATCTCGTTCAAGGATATAGCCGCGCCATACGCATCACCCACGATTTTCCTATTCATGGGTGGGTTCATCCTTGCCCTGGGCATGCAACGATGGAACCTGCACAGACGTCTCGCGCTTAATGTGGTGCTCCTTGTCGGAACCAAACCAAAGCAATTGGTGGCTGGTTTCATGATCGCCACTGGCTTCCTATCCATGTGGGTCTCCAACACGGCAACAGCTGTCGTGATGCTGCCCATTGGTGTCTCTGTGCTACAACTTACCGCCGAAACCGTTGGCGGAATGCGTAATCAAAAACGTTTCGCAACTGGCCTGATGCTCGCCATCGCGTATGCTGCCTCCATCGGCTCGCTGGGCACAATCATTGGTACACCACCAAACACCATGCTGGTTGCCTACATGGCAGAATCTCACGACATCCATATCGGATTTGCCCAATGGATGATCGTCGGCGTTCCCTTGGCGGTACTCTACATGGCTATCGCATGGTTCGCCTTGGTGACCATCTTCAAGCCAGAAATCAGCTCCATCCCCGGTGGCAGGGAATTGATCCGCGCCGAACTGCAAAAAATGGGCAAGATGGGAATTGGCGAAACCCTCACCGCCATCATCTTTGCCGGTGCCGCACTGGCATGGGTTTTTGTTCCACTCATCATTGACAAACTCGGATGGAAGATCGAAGTCAGCGACGCAGCTATCGGACTTACCGCCGCAATGCTCATGTTCATCGTGCCCGCCGATGTGAAAACCGGCGTACGCATCATGGACTGGAAGACAGCCAACGAACTTCCATGGGATGTGTTGCTGCTCTTCGGTGGCGGCCTCGCCCTATCGAAAATGTTCTCCGACTCTGGTCTTTCGTTGTGGATTGGTGAACTGGCTAAAGGCCTCGGCGCGCTGCCATTGATCCTGCTCATCTTCGCTATTGCTGCACTTGTATTGATACTTACTGAGTTCACCTCCAACACCGCTACTGCCGCAACATTCCTGCCCATCATGGCGGGTGTCGCCATTGGCCTTGGTTTGGCGCAAAACGGGGATCAAAACATTCTCCTCCTGACCATCCCGGTCGCGCTGTCTGCCACTTGTGCCTTTATGCTTCCGGTCGCCACCCCGCCGAACGCTATTGCCTACGGCTCTGGTTTCGTGAAAATCGGCGACATGATCAAAGGCGGTGTCTGGCTCAATATCATTGGTGTTGTCTTGGTTACGATCGCCACCTACTTCTTGGCGGTTCCAGTATTCGGCATGGTGTTAGGCTAG
- the wzm gene encoding galactan export ABC transporter permease subunit Wzm/RfbD yields the protein MRAKLSNQIDRITAAAASDPEPSESKTFKAAWHDLVRGFKQHELWLSLGWQDIKQRYRRSVLGPLWITIATGVMALALGLLYSVLFKIPVAEFLPHVTVGLIMWTFISGCIKEGAQVFIENEGLIKQLPSALSVHVYRLVWKQTLFLGHNLVIWVILMLIFPRALGWDALLAIPAMILLVANGVWVSMFFGIIATRYRDVAPLLEAGVQLLFYVTPIVWMTQTLKDQGGTISERAKLAQLNPLYHYMEVVRAPLIGAELPTYHWWVVLACTIAGLAVAMLAMRQWRFRVSYWV from the coding sequence CTGAGGGCTAAATTGTCGAATCAAATTGACCGTATCACTGCGGCGGCCGCTTCGGACCCAGAACCGTCAGAATCTAAGACTTTCAAGGCCGCATGGCACGATTTGGTTCGTGGTTTTAAACAACACGAACTGTGGTTGAGTTTGGGATGGCAAGACATCAAACAGCGTTATCGCCGTTCGGTGCTAGGTCCGTTGTGGATTACCATCGCCACCGGCGTGATGGCGTTGGCTCTTGGTCTGTTGTACTCGGTTTTGTTTAAAATTCCGGTAGCCGAATTTCTCCCCCACGTCACAGTTGGCTTAATCATGTGGACGTTTATCTCAGGCTGCATCAAGGAAGGCGCCCAGGTTTTCATCGAAAACGAAGGCCTTATTAAGCAACTGCCTTCCGCACTATCGGTTCATGTATACCGCCTGGTATGGAAACAAACGCTATTTTTGGGCCACAACCTAGTTATCTGGGTGATCCTCATGCTCATTTTCCCGCGCGCATTGGGCTGGGATGCATTGCTAGCGATCCCCGCGATGATATTGCTGGTGGCAAACGGCGTGTGGGTGTCGATGTTCTTCGGCATCATTGCCACCCGTTACCGTGATGTCGCCCCGCTCCTGGAAGCTGGGGTTCAGTTATTGTTCTATGTCACCCCGATCGTATGGATGACCCAAACGCTCAAAGATCAAGGCGGAACAATCTCGGAACGAGCAAAACTCGCGCAGCTTAATCCGCTGTATCACTACATGGAAGTAGTACGTGCGCCGTTAATCGGTGCAGAATTGCCAACATATCACTGGTGGGTAGTGCTCGCGTGCACCATAGCTGGTTTAGCGGTGGCCATGCTGGCCATGCGCCAGTGGCGGTTTAGGGTGAGTTACTGGGTTTAA
- a CDS encoding CsbD family protein gives MGDIENTFDDLKGKAKETAGDLTGNESLENEGKADQVKSDVRSAVENAGEHIKDAVHDAGEAVKDVANKVIGSFKKDDA, from the coding sequence ATGGGTGACATTGAAAATACCTTCGACGACCTCAAAGGCAAGGCAAAGGAAACCGCTGGCGACCTTACCGGAAACGAAAGCCTCGAAAACGAAGGCAAGGCAGATCAGGTGAAATCTGATGTTCGTTCCGCTGTGGAAAACGCAGGCGAACACATTAAAGACGCTGTTCACGACGCTGGCGAAGCCGTCAAGGACGTAGCCAACAAGGTGATTGGTTCCTTCAAGAAGGACGACGCCTAA